CTAAATAATATTGAAGTAAATTACTTTACCTGTGAGTTAGATTATAATGATTTTTTATATAAATATCAGGGGTATATTTACAACGGAAAAGGTGGTTCGATACAATTGCAATATGGCGGTCAGGCCGAATCGATAGAACAAAATCAAAATACTATTAATGAATTGGATAACGGCATTTCAATTATTAATTAAATAAAAAAGGCGTAAAAAATTTACTTTTACGCCTTTTTTAATATTTATAAAACTAAAAATTATCTTGAATAATTTGGAGCTTCTTTTGTAATCGTTACGTTATGAGGATGACTTTCAGTGATTCCACTTGAAGTAATTCTAACAAAACGTCCAGTTTCTTGTAAAGTAGGAATATCTTTTGAACCGCAATATCCCATTCCGGCACGAAGACCTCCAATAAACTGAAGCATACTTTCATTCAATTCACCTTTATAAGGAACACGTCCTACAATTCCTTCTGGAACTAATTTCTTAACATCATCTTCAACATCTTGGAAATAACGATCTTTAGAACCTGTCTGCATAGCTTCCACAGAACCCATTCCGCGGTATGATTTGAATTTTCTTCCTTCAAAAATAATAGTTTCTCCCGGAGATTCTTTTGTTCCTGCTAATAATGAACCTAACATTACACAGTCGGCACCAGCAGCAATTGCTTTAGGAATATCTCCTGTATAACGAATTCCTCCATCTGCAATTACAGGAACACCACTTCCTTTAATGGCAGCAGCCACTTCAAGAACAGCAGAAAATTGAGGAAAACCAACACCTGCAACAATGCGTGTTGTACAGATAGAACCTGGTCCAATACCTACTTTTACACCGTCAGCGCCATTTTCTACTAAATATTTAGCCGCTTCAGGAGTAGCAATGTTTCCAACAATTACGTCTATTTGAGGAAATTTTGATTTTACTTCTTTTAAAGTATTTACAACACCTTCTGTATGTCCGTGAGCAGTATCGATAATGATGGCGTCTACACCAGCATTTACTAAAGCTTCAGCTCTTTGAACTGCATCTCCAGTAACTCCAATTGCAGCAGCAACTCTCAAACGACCAAATGAATCTTTGTTAGCGATTGGTTTTTGAGTCAATTTTGTAATATCTCTAAACGTAATTAAACCAACTAATTCGTTTTTAGCATTTACAACTGGTAATTTTTCGATTTTGTGGCCTTGTAAAACTACTTCAGCTTGTTCTAGTGAAGTTCCTTCTGCAACTGTAACAAGGTTTGAACTTGTCATAACCTCAGCGATTGGTCTCGATCCGTTTTTTTCGAAACGTAAATCACGGTTTGTTACGATTCCTTTTAGGATTTTATTTTCGTCAACGATTGGAATACCGCCGATTCCGAATTCTTTCATTGCGTTTTTTGCGTCTGCAATAGTAGAAGTCATTGGTAAAGTTACCGGATCAATAATCATTCCTGCTTCAGCACGTTTTACTTTTCGAACTTTTCCTGCTTGTTGTTCGATAGTCATATTTTTATGTAAAACACCTATTCCTCCTTCTTGCGCCATAGCGATTGCCATTGCACTTTCAGTCACAGTATCCATAGCAGCAGATACGATCGGAACGTTTAATGTTATGTTTCTTGAAAATTTTGATTTGATACTCACTTCGCGAGGAAGCACATTCGAGTAGTTAGGTACTAATAATACATCGTCGTAAGTTAAACCTTCGCCGATAATCTTGGAGTTGTGTGCTATCATGGTGCAATTTCTAGTTGAATTGCGTGCAAATATAGTGAATAAATTGCTAACTTGAATACTAACTTATTCATAAATTTAACTTTACAGGAAATAACGCACAATTTAAATTCCGAAATAAAAAATCACAAATTCCAATTAATTCTAAGAAACAATGCTAAAATTGGAATTTGGAATTTCATTGTTGAAATTCTAATCCTTATCCTGAAAGACAAAATTGAGTCCGATTTGAAATGCAGCACTATTTGCCTTCGATATATCTTTATATTCTAATACATTATTGACTAAAGCGTAAATATTGAAACTGCCGATGGTTCCTGAAAGTCCCAAACCAATATTTTTGTTTGAAAAAGTATCGAATGTGTAAGTTGCTTTAACATCTAATTTTTCGAAAATATTTCTTTGATAAAAAGCAGTAAAAGCTGCTATGGGAGTTCTTGGAGCTGACATAAAGAAGAGCTGTCCGCCAACTGCATTTTTATATCTTTTCTTAATTTGTCCTCTACAATTACAATCTTCATCAGATCGATATTCTCCAAAAGAATACTGAAGTGAGGTATACATTTTAGTAGGTCGCCAGGTCGTGTATTTATTATGCAGCGTTTCTCGTGGAATGGCTTTATCAAATTCATCAAAAATATTTTCCGGATCATTATTCCCCATAAAATCTGGGTTTGCACCTTCATAATGATAGGTTCCTTTATACGTTACTGTTTCAATATCTTTAGATTGTTTTATAAAACCAAAATCAATAATACTGGCTGTAAACTGCAGATTGTCTTTAAAATAATAGGTAAGACCGGCATCAACTCCCAATCCTAAACTACCGTTGAAAAAAGTGTTGTGGGCAATATCTGAAACAATATTTCCTTCGTATTCATCTTTTGTAAAAGTGGCAATTCCAGAAGTTTTCAATTCTAAATTAGATGAAATAGTTTGAGTATAAATATTGGGTGTTCCAGCGGTTTGACCAGTGTAAATGTATCCAGAGTTTTTAGTTGAAACAGCATTGGCGCCACTTGAATAGATTTTAGCGCGTCCGCCCAACACCAGTTTGTCGCTTACTTTTTTATGAAAACCGACATGGAAAACGGATAAAACCTCAGCTTTCAGACTTAAATCTCCCAGATTAAAAGATTTCCCTATATAATCTCGGTTTCCATCTAATCCCAGCAAAGCCAGATCTTTAGGCATAAACATAAAAAAATCAAATTCCTGATAAGCACCAAACGAAATATACGAACGACTTTCTTTACCTCCTATCCTGAATCCGGCTGAAAACAATTCCAATTGCTGATTTGTTATAACTTTGTCATTACGTGAAGATTTATTGACAACGTTTCTAACTTTATCATTGAAATCGACACCATTATCAGCAAATAAATCATAAGCAGAAAAACTGCTTGATCCTAAATTGGCAGAAATTCCAGATAATACTGGAACTCCAAAATAAAATTTATACGAAACATCGGCTCCCGGATTTACCATAGAAGCCTGCGGAATTGAAGTAAAATTATACAACACTTCTTTATTTTGTGCAAAACAAGAAAATGCGGCAAACAGCCATACAATTAAATAGGACTTTTTCATTCGATCACTAAATAAGCTGTTGCACCTGATCGTAATTTAAGACTTCCTGTACTGTTTTGATTTAAAGAAGGACCAGGCGCAATTACGATAGAAAAACCTATTTTTACAGTCTGCTTGAGGAGATCTAATCTTTGATTTTCAAAAACTTCTGTTGGATATTTTATAACATTTGGACTCCCTGCATAAGCAGGAACAGTAAAAGAAATGGTTTCCAGAACATCATTATTAGCATTCATCAATAACATATTCACCGAAAAAGCTCTTTGAATAGTATTTTCTATTTCGACATCAAAGTCGGCACGTTTTAAGCGATTATTAAAAAACTTATCTTTAAAAATATCAAAATCACGAACGTCATAAATAACATTTGTTGTTCCATTATCTATAACCTTATTCGCCTGAATATCAAAATAGGCTAAATTGGCCACGATCACTGGTTCTAATTTCAAATCCTTGACCTGATCAAAATCTAAATCACTTGAACAGGAAAAGAATAATAGAGGTAAAACCAAGATATTTAAAATTCGAAAGAAGTAAGCTTTCATGCTAATTTAGATTGAAATAGTTTATAACTCGTTTTATTACTAGTTATTGTCTAACATCAGTAAATATAACTATTTTTTAACGAATTTTCCTAACAAATTTTGAGTCATGCAAATTACATTAGTTTAAGTATTCAATTCTAACCAATGGTGAATTCCTTCAATTTAGCTTTTCAATCTTTTAATGAAATTTTCCGAATACTTTCGAAGCTTCATTGTAGGCGCTTTCAAAACTTAAAGAATTAAGTCCGGTTGCTTTTTTATTGGCCGTAAAATAAGAAACTAATTTTTCTGTTGGCATATTTCCAGTCAATTTATCGGTTGCCATTGGACAGCCTCCAAATCCTTGAATTGCACCATCAAAACGAGTACAGCCTGCTTTTGCTGCAGCATCAATTTTCTCAAACCAAGTGTCTGGTGTTGTATGCAGGTGCGCGCCAAACTCAATTTCTGGATATTTCGGAATTAAATTAGAAAACAAATAAGTAATAACTTCTGGTGTAGAACTTCCAACGGTATCAGAAAGCGAAAGGATTTTTACGCCCATTCCTGCAAGCTTTTCCGTCCATTCGCCTACTATTTCAACATTCCACGGATCTCCATATGGATTTCCAAATCCCATTGAAAGATAGGTTACGACTTCTTTATTTTTTTTATCAGCAATTTCCAGAATTTCTTCCAAAGTAATCAGAGATTCTGCAATCGTTTTATGAGTATTTCGCATCTGAAAGTTTTCAGATATGGAGAATGGAAATCCTAAATACTGAATGGCTTCGTATTCAGATGCAACTGAAGCGCCTTGAGTATTGGCAATTATAGAAAGTAGTTTGCTGGTCGTTTGAGAAAGATCAAGCTGTGCCAGAACCTCAGCCGTGTCTTGCATCTGCGGAATGGCTTTTGGCGATACAAAACTTCCAAAATCAATGGTATCAAACCCTACGCGAAGAAGCGCTTGAATATAAGTAACCTTGTTTTTTGTTGGAATAAACGTTTTGATACCTTGCATGGCATCTCGTGGACATTCGATAATCTTGATTTCTTTATTCAAAACTTTTGCTTTTGTAAAGCTAAGTTAGCTTCTTTTTTAAAGAAATAAAAATTATAGTCATTTTCGAGGTTGATTTTTTAAGCTTAATTAAAAATGCATTCCTTAATTCTGTAATAATATCAAATAGTATCGAAATACGTAATATTTATAACTATTACCTAAAAACGTAATAAATTAAAATATTACCAAAAAATGTAATAATTAAATTTATTACTTATATTTGTAATAGAAAATTTATATTTTTTTAATTATATTTGATTTATGACTAGTGTAATTACAGGCGATATAATTGGTTCAAGACAACAAGAATCAGAACATTGGGTAGAAGATTTGAAGAAAATCTTGCATCCGCTTGGTAAAACCCCAAGTCAATGGGAAGTCTATCGAGGCGATGAATTTCAAATAGAAATTACAAATCCTGAAGATGCTTTATGGACTGCGGTTTTAATAAAAGCCCGTTTAAGAGCCTTAAAATCTGATGCACGAATGAGTATTGGTTTTGGAAATAAAACTCATAATGCCGAAAAAATTTCAGAAAGCAACGGATCTGCATTTATTAACTCGGGAGAACTTTTTGAAACGCTGAAAAAGCAGAAAGTCACTTTAGCGATGCGAACTGAAGATGCTGATTTGAACGAAAGAATAAATCTTATGATACAGCTGGCGTTGACTTTTATGGACAACTGGCTGGCACAGTCGGCAGAGTTTGTGGCTTTGGCAATAGAATATCCAAATTTGTCTCAGGAAGAACTCGGGCAAAAATTGGGAATTAATCAAGCAGCGGTAAGTCGAAGACTAAAACGTTCCCACTTTGATCTGATTATGAATTTAGACCGTTATTTTAGAACACAAATAAAACAACTTACAGCCTTATGATTTTATTTATAAAACTGCTTCTGGCACATTTGTTAGGTGATTTTATCTGGCAGCCCAATTCATGGGTAGCTCATAAAGAAGCTCATAAACATAAAAGTATTTATTTATACCTTCATATCTTTCTTCATGGGATTTTGGCTGCCGTTTTAGCGGGTGAAATTTCCTTTATACCGTATGCTGTTTTAATTGCAATTACACACGGCATAATTGACTTAACCAAACTTCATTTTCAAAAAAGCAAAAATAAACGAACATGGTTTGTGGTTGATCAAATTGCACATTTATTAATTTTAATTGGAATTACGCTTTTATACGAAAATGAAAATATAGACTTTCTTTGGTTTGACAATCGGTTCTGGATTTTACTAACGGGAATTTTATTAGTAACCAAACCGGCTTCTATTTTCATCAAAACCATAATTTCAATCTGGAGTCCAGAAAGTCAAAACAGTCATCAGGATAATTCTCTTGCCAGTGCTGGAAATTATATTGGCATTTTAGAACGTTTACTTACAGTCTGTTTTATTCTAACGGGACATTTTGAAGCCATTGGATTTTTACTGGCCGCAAAATCCATTTTCAGGTTTGGAGATTTAAAAGAAGCCAAAGACCGAAAACTAACCGAATACGTTATGATTGGTACTCTGATTAGTTTTGGAATTGCGATAATTACGGGCTTAATTCTTCAAGCGCTTCTTTTACAACTGTTTTAAAACTTTCTTATTGATGGCTTTTATCAAAGCAGGACCTTCATAAATAAATCCGGTATACAATTGCACTAAACTTGCTCCTGCATTTAATTTTTCGATAGCATCGTCTGCAGAGTGAATTCCTCCTACTCCAATAATTGGAAATGCTTTATTGCTTTTTTCTGAAAGAAAACGAATTACTTCTGTAGAACGTTTTGTTAATGGCTTTCCAGATAATCCACCCATTTCTGTTTGGTTTGCAGATTGTAATCCGTCTCTTGAAATAGTGGTGTTTGTGGCAATAACACCTGCAATCTGAGTGGTTTTTACAATATCGATAATATCTAATAATTGCTCATCTGTTAAGTCTGGAGCAATTTTTAAAAGAATAGGTTTTACTTTTTGAGTACTTGTTTTTTGTTTCTCAACATTTCTGTTTTGCAAAGTCTGAAGCAAAGCTGTCAAAGGTTCTTTATCTTGTAAAGCTCTTAAATTCGGTGTATTTGGAGAACTCACATTTACCACAAAATAGTCAACATGGTCAAACAAAGCATCAAAACAAATGATATAATCGTCTACCGCACTTTCATTTGGTGTTACTTTATTTTTTCCAATATTTCCTCCAATTAAAACATTTGAATTCTTTTTCAAACGTTCTACAGCTTCCTGAACTCCGCCATTATTAAATCCCATTC
This is a stretch of genomic DNA from Flavobacterium endoglycinae. It encodes these proteins:
- a CDS encoding SatD family protein, whose translation is MTSVITGDIIGSRQQESEHWVEDLKKILHPLGKTPSQWEVYRGDEFQIEITNPEDALWTAVLIKARLRALKSDARMSIGFGNKTHNAEKISESNGSAFINSGELFETLKKQKVTLAMRTEDADLNERINLMIQLALTFMDNWLAQSAEFVALAIEYPNLSQEELGQKLGINQAAVSRRLKRSHFDLIMNLDRYFRTQIKQLTAL
- a CDS encoding hydroxymethylglutaryl-CoA lyase, with product MNKEIKIIECPRDAMQGIKTFIPTKNKVTYIQALLRVGFDTIDFGSFVSPKAIPQMQDTAEVLAQLDLSQTTSKLLSIIANTQGASVASEYEAIQYLGFPFSISENFQMRNTHKTIAESLITLEEILEIADKKNKEVVTYLSMGFGNPYGDPWNVEIVGEWTEKLAGMGVKILSLSDTVGSSTPEVITYLFSNLIPKYPEIEFGAHLHTTPDTWFEKIDAAAKAGCTRFDGAIQGFGGCPMATDKLTGNMPTEKLVSYFTANKKATGLNSLSFESAYNEASKVFGKFH
- the guaB gene encoding IMP dehydrogenase — its product is MIAHNSKIIGEGLTYDDVLLVPNYSNVLPREVSIKSKFSRNITLNVPIVSAAMDTVTESAMAIAMAQEGGIGVLHKNMTIEQQAGKVRKVKRAEAGMIIDPVTLPMTSTIADAKNAMKEFGIGGIPIVDENKILKGIVTNRDLRFEKNGSRPIAEVMTSSNLVTVAEGTSLEQAEVVLQGHKIEKLPVVNAKNELVGLITFRDITKLTQKPIANKDSFGRLRVAAAIGVTGDAVQRAEALVNAGVDAIIIDTAHGHTEGVVNTLKEVKSKFPQIDVIVGNIATPEAAKYLVENGADGVKVGIGPGSICTTRIVAGVGFPQFSAVLEVAAAIKGSGVPVIADGGIRYTGDIPKAIAAGADCVMLGSLLAGTKESPGETIIFEGRKFKSYRGMGSVEAMQTGSKDRYFQDVEDDVKKLVPEGIVGRVPYKGELNESMLQFIGGLRAGMGYCGSKDIPTLQETGRFVRITSSGITESHPHNVTITKEAPNYSR
- a CDS encoding quinone-dependent dihydroorotate dehydrogenase, whose translation is MYKLIIRPILFWFDPEEVHYFTFSFVKFISKIPGVSAIIRSIYELKDTRLEREVFGIKFKNPVGLAAGFDKDAKLYKELGDFGFGFIEIGTVTPVGQEGNPKKRLFRLKEDQAIINRMGFNNGGVQEAVERLKKNSNVLIGGNIGKNKVTPNESAVDDYIICFDALFDHVDYFVVNVSSPNTPNLRALQDKEPLTALLQTLQNRNVEKQKTSTQKVKPILLKIAPDLTDEQLLDIIDIVKTTQIAGVIATNTTISRDGLQSANQTEMGGLSGKPLTKRSTEVIRFLSEKSNKAFPIIGVGGIHSADDAIEKLNAGASLVQLYTGFIYEGPALIKAINKKVLKQL
- a CDS encoding DUF3307 domain-containing protein, which produces MILFIKLLLAHLLGDFIWQPNSWVAHKEAHKHKSIYLYLHIFLHGILAAVLAGEISFIPYAVLIAITHGIIDLTKLHFQKSKNKRTWFVVDQIAHLLILIGITLLYENENIDFLWFDNRFWILLTGILLVTKPASIFIKTIISIWSPESQNSHQDNSLASAGNYIGILERLLTVCFILTGHFEAIGFLLAAKSIFRFGDLKEAKDRKLTEYVMIGTLISFGIAIITGLILQALLLQLF
- a CDS encoding DUF5723 family protein, translated to MKKSYLIVWLFAAFSCFAQNKEVLYNFTSIPQASMVNPGADVSYKFYFGVPVLSGISANLGSSSFSAYDLFADNGVDFNDKVRNVVNKSSRNDKVITNQQLELFSAGFRIGGKESRSYISFGAYQEFDFFMFMPKDLALLGLDGNRDYIGKSFNLGDLSLKAEVLSVFHVGFHKKVSDKLVLGGRAKIYSSGANAVSTKNSGYIYTGQTAGTPNIYTQTISSNLELKTSGIATFTKDEYEGNIVSDIAHNTFFNGSLGLGVDAGLTYYFKDNLQFTASIIDFGFIKQSKDIETVTYKGTYHYEGANPDFMGNNDPENIFDEFDKAIPRETLHNKYTTWRPTKMYTSLQYSFGEYRSDEDCNCRGQIKKRYKNAVGGQLFFMSAPRTPIAAFTAFYQRNIFEKLDVKATYTFDTFSNKNIGLGLSGTIGSFNIYALVNNVLEYKDISKANSAAFQIGLNFVFQDKD